The Betta splendens chromosome 2, fBetSpl5.4, whole genome shotgun sequence nucleotide sequence GCTGTACTCAGGTGTAGCGGTCCACTGTTTACTGTTGGGTGGAGAACTTCAACTAAAAGGGAGGCAGCGCTTCAACAGGTGCGGAACTTCCGCCTGCAGTACCACCTTTGACCACCATGCTTTTTTTTATAGGGGCGCTGTTTCCCCTTTGTCCGCATGGATACAATTTTtgtatattaatatttacttGTGGTATTATTAGAGTAGAAGAGTTTTCAATTTGAGTAAAGCTAATTGTAATGTTTTGAGGACATTAGTACTGTCACAAACaaagttttacattttccacACCTAATGTGTTCAGCATGTAAATTTACTGATTGACCAACTTTCCACGCTCACCTGAGGTCATGAAGCGCTCCGCAATCTTTCACTCACTGAATTTTTTTTAGCTTATCTTCTTTTGTGCTGGGTTTTACTGTTCTAATGTCTGTATGAGCTCCACAAAGCAAATTCTTCACAACATGTGTTGATCCGTCATCAGAGGTCATTGGGGTAAAGTGTCTTTAATTAGATTAGCATCACAGCACCTCCCCTCAGCTGTTTACAGTAACATCGTGTGTGCAATTACTACAGTAGGACAATCAGTAATTCACATTAATACCAAAATTAAAATGTGGCTACGCTGTGTGATAACCACAAGCCATAAGTGGTATAACATCAGTCAAAAGGCAGGGCACCTGGTAGGTCAGTGTGCTCTACAGCATCAGTACATTTACCTTTAACTATGAAGGGCATTTTTCTAACTTTATTAGTAGTTTTAACATGCATAAGTAAAAAAGTACATTTTGTACAATGTTGTAGCATTACATACAACATTACACAGAACTGCAAAGCATTATGGGAGGATATTTTGACCTCACATTACTGCAATGTTTCTGTTGTAGTCTGGGTAATCACAGTTGTGCCTCAATTAATTGCAGCAATCCTACTGTCCTAAGAACCAAATGTGACCACAGTCCAATGCTAGAAATATCAGGTGAAGATGAGGTCACAGATTTAAAGAAATAGAGTTCATTGCATTTGTCCTGATGTGAGTTTAGATGACGTGGCCCTCCCCTTTTGGTGATCCTAGGGTACTTTGACTCTGGTGGAGCTCCAGTAGACAGGCTTTGACATGGACAGTTGAACATGACATGTGGGACAGGACTGTTTTCTCCACAGCCACTCTTCTATACACTGCAGAAACAGCAGGAATGTGACAGATGTTACATTTGCCTTCAATATTCAACCTCCAATATCCTGAACACACAGTTTAAGTATAACTTTAAGTGTGTTACCTCTCTATGGAAGGAGTGTGTACACTGCAGTTCTCTGATGCCACCAGCTCCAACATTTAGGTTGTTATGACACATCAAGCACACAGTGTCTGCATCACTCTGTAACACATGAATACAGAGATGTATACTGTACAGGGAGCTCctcaaaatgaatgaatattagTGGTACTTTTATTCCTCTGAATATctctaaatatgttttaattgcATCTAATACTTTGAGGAAGCATTTTTAAGATACATTCTAAGCTCAAGTGCACAGCCATGTGAGTTACAGATTTATACTGTAGAACTGTAATTTTTTTTAGGCTTAACACTATAAATGAACTATTCCCTTAAACTCTCCTACTAATGACATGACGTTGCGCCTCCTGAACTGCATTCGTCTCTCGGGAGGCAAAGCTTCTGGGATTGTAGGAATGAGGGAGGGTCTACGCTCGAGAGACGGAGCAGGAACGTCCTGtggcaggagagggaggcggcgTGAAGAAGAGCGTCGAAGCAAAACCTTCGCTGTCACCGGGGCGCAAGTAGATGAGTGGAGCCGGGAAAGCTGCATGGCTGAGAGTGTGGCCtggacacagagaggaggagggttaAGGTAACTGGTTGCTCAGGGTCTCAGAGTTTGTAAAatccaaggcaaacaggtcagAGAATCTTCTTACTGTCTGGCTGTAACATACATGTATACGTAAATAATACTGTCTGACAAAGTCATGATCATAGTAAATGTTGCGTTGCTCCCCAATGGCGGTAGGAAACCAGATGACTTGGTCTGGTCTTACACAGAAAGCCTAAAGCTATCCGATAGTTGTaaaaattttattaaaaaaagctgaaaaaagaTTGTTTTTACTCGCAATCATTTCTATCAGAGTTAAATTCACTTTAATAACAATTTGAACTTTGTgtctcttattattatttactttcCAGAGCAACAATGGCAAAGATTACAAGGTTAAAGCCTTGTTAAAAGCCTGGCAGGCTGTGCTTCTGGTTAACACCCACTACACTAGAGCACTTTAAACCAACCAAACTGCTCCTTGTAGCCTGAGATTGGAACTGGAGAAGCTCAAATCCAAATCAGGACAACAACACTTATTTTCTTTCCACTTTATTGATTGAGATTTTTTCTCATACTGTAATTTACTAAAGTAATCTTCCTGTAAATGCAGCTTGATCACCCCTCTATTAGACATTTAAAAGTCTTTGAAGATTTAAACATCCAAATACGAAAATCCTGTGACTCAAGGAGGCTCAAGGGCACAACTCATAACAAGTCACAAGTCATACTCAGTCCCACACACCTGGAACAGATAGAGTCCTTAGACATACacttcaataaataaatcaaatgttcatctataatatcaataatatcaATGTGCACATTTGTTAATGTACTTTGCTGCTGGTTTTCCTACCGGACACGGCAGAGATGCCCGATGGTCACTCCTACTTGGGACTGATTCTTCTGAGCTGGTTCTGCTGTTAGCCTGTTGCCCCTCTGTCACcctgtcctcctcttcttctccagaGTTTGTCTGTTGTCGTCCCCCTTTGTAAAGCCGCACCCATGCGCTGAAGACCCTAGGATCTTCATCAtcaacctcctcctctccccccttctcctctcctctaaaAAGACTCAGGTCCTCTGTGTCTGAAAACACCTCAGCTTCATCTGAATTCATTGAGAGGAACTTTGTGAAGCTAATGAAGCAGATAACTTATACTGTACAAATGATCCACGTCACAGAAACCAATGGAAGCTATGCCGGAGAATATGTGCTATCTTCATCCATCAGTAAAATACAAATCAAACCAAGTTGCTGACAACTTCAATTGTTCAATTCAGTCAGCTTTGTGAGCTATGTTTAAGAGCAGgttcagcaggaagaggagaaagagacatTGATGAATTAGCTAAGTATCAGACACATGTGTCCACTTCCCAATCACTCTCTGCTTCATCTGGGTCcacacaaattaaaattaaaatcccCCAAAGGCGGttcttccatccatccactctGGCTTCCTTCTCTTGTCCTCTTCATCTCTTTGTGGTGGTTTCTTTTCCgccttctgtctgtttgtgtagcCTAATCTACTGAGACAGAGCCTGAGGAGATTACGCTTGGCTTACGTATGCATCTGTGTCACATGAGGTAACAGGTAACACTGCAGAGACAGGTCAGGCATTTGTTCATCCAGCTGGCAGGTTAAATGATCTACTCAGTGTTTTTAACAGTTTCACGtcttattttagtttttatcattatacaaaaacacagtttcTTTCATTCTCTATTCAGAAATAATTTTCCTCACACTTTTCCATCACATTCCAGTGGCAAAAGTGGTCATCTTGACTGGATGGATATTTTGCTATTTTGTTTTATGAAATTAAGGCAGAGTTTCTTAATCCTGGTTAGCTATTGAAGCaagcaggaaaaataaaagctctgAATGCGATATGTATCCCACATATACAcactatgtacagtatgaccCCATAATAATGCTACTGAACAAAGGGTTAGTTCTTAATTCCAAGTGTGTTCATTCCAATTCCTTTACATTGTGTGTTGAGGTGCTGTGTTGTCTGCAGGTTTGTAAATTGCTTCAAAATCACTTCAAAATCACCAGAGCTCCACAGAGGATCGGTAGGGTCCACTTTGGCCACATAGAACTGTAAAGGAACCAAAAAAGCACTTGAACCTAAAAAGTCAGTGTTAGATATTTTAATAAAGCACAAGAAGGCATCAACAGGTGAAGATAGGTGATAGGAGGCTGTCTCAACTTCTCAGTCTGTGACAGATCAAAATGTGGAATGCTTGACTTACTGTAGTTACAGAGGAAGAGTTGAAACCAATGATTAAAGGAGGTTGTAGTTCTTTAGGTGAGTAGGGAAGCCGTTCAGAGCCAGAGGGAGATGATGAGTCATTTACTGGAAGTTGGTGAAGAGACCTATGCATAGTAACACATAAAAAGAATTAAACCAGAGgaagttcaaaatgtaaaaagtagGGTGACAAGCAATAAATCAATGGTCAAATAGTCCTCGGTGAAAGATAACATTCCAATGGTGCAGTCGGACGTATTTCCTGTGCTGTACTTTAACTTCCGGTTttgaggcgggggggggggggagtgcaACCTACAGTGTAAACATAACGTTATCTAGCCTTTAGCTCATGTTGCTAATCAGCCTTTAGAGCCGACATTACAGGTTCAGAATGGGtacgtgttgtttttttttcagtcagaGTCACCGCATTTAATGACGCAAATAAAGTCCAGCGTCACATATTCATTAATAGTTTGAAATCTGCCAAATGCCATGAGTTTCTCTGTGAACCTATACGAACCAAACTCCATTGAAAACATGCCATTCTGACAGTAATTCAATTAATAGATTGAATTGAAGTTTAGGCTATTAATTAATAGCCTAAACTTGCAACCTATAGTGAAGCCGTAGCAGGCGTTGTGTAATTCGGCACACAGTATATTCAACTTAACAACGATTGTTCTATTAAATGTAGCAAAGCGTAAGAGCGTGGTTGATAGATTTGGTAGCTCATTGtcaattaaaattataattaaacacACGTGAATGTTTCCTTCAGCAATGTACCAACTGTAAAAGTAGTGGTTCaaatatatttactgtgtaAACAGGGTGCTTACAATTAGAACCTGTCCGTGTTACTTTTTTATAGTGTGTGTTTAACCGTTGTTCATTATTTTcttgtcctgtgtttgtggacCTCCGTTCAAATAGAAGTAtggcctttactgcagcagagccacgtgtgtttgtttcattatCACATTACACAGACATAGACTCACCCAGGGTCTCCTGGTGATAAACAGCCGGAGTAATTGACAAAGCAACATTTCTTCAACTACACTTTTTAGAGATGTTAGGGATTCAGCTTAGAACTCTGTACTGACCTTTGCCTTTGTAGCTTTGAAAAACTGGACTCATGCTGGACTGTGGTCTGTGTTGACCAGCCTGCCTTTGGGCTCATTTTTACCCCTTACAGACTAATgtcatgtctgagctgtagtTGGGACTGGAATAATGAAACTTTTTGAAAGTTTCACAAGTGTAAATATATGTAATAATGTAACAGTACAATTTATgtttattagtagtagtatgaTTCTTTTGTTTGCGTGCCAAATGCACTTTGACACATTACTTTCTGCATTACTTTCTGCAGTGTTAGCATACAAATATAACCTCCCTACACTTGTAATCCACCTTCATCGATACCAGCGTCATGTTCTGCTACAGCTCCATCTCTTGTTACTGTCAGTAAAATAAATGTGGCTTTTCCATCCCCAGCTTTGATCCCTATGTCGCCCCTGCATCTCCTCGTCCCTCCACTCCGGCTGCTGACGGCAGCGATGTGGCAGATTGCTCAGAAGCAGAGCATTAGGCATTATGGGATGCTGGTAGACTTTGTTTCCTTGGTAACCAAGGCAGTCCCGCAGTTgttgacagacaggcagaggagtGTGCTGGTTCTAGCCCTGAGGGCCAAGGTCAGTGTTCCACTAAAGAGCAGTTTTCATAAGGCAGCCACATTTAATGACAAATCTGTTGAAACATGCCTAAAGTAAAGTTGAATCCTCCTCAGTTCAAATTGAAAATGCATTATTTTGTTAACATAATATTTTGTTATAAAAATCAGGATTTATTCATCCGTTAGTGGCAGAGTATAACAAGTATAGCATATGGTTTTTCTATATCTGTTTGAGAAAAGGTGACGCTCTCTGATCTGGAGCAACATGAGATCCGTGCTCATTTGGACAGGATCGTTTTAGCGTCTGAAGCAAAGGTGAGGTTTTTTTACAAGCTTGAAAAAACTGACACTTACATTATACAATAAAGCAAAGACTTATATGTGCTAAAATAACAATCATTAGATCAAACATACTCTCCATAGCTTAATAGTATTTCACAGCATCTACATACAGAGTTATAGAAATGTGACCGTTTCTCTGTGTTCTCTTAGCAGCTAGATGAAGACATAACTGAACAGGATTCTCTTCTGTGTACTCTGAGTGAGCTGAGTTCAGAAGCCAGACGGTGCCTTTTGCAAGTCAGTGCTGCTTTGGACCCCATAATAAATCAGAAGCCATCAGAATGTAAACTATAGGAACGTGTTGATGATGTTGTTTTATTCCTCAGGATGCATTTAACCAGAGTTTTGACTCGGCGCTGCTGTCCCTTATGTCTGACTTTCTGTCCAGGATAGAGCAGATGTTCCCAGTACCAGACTTCAAACAGGTTCTCTGTGTATTCTTCCTCACATAAACACTGTTGCTTTGTGTGTAATCTAAACGTTGACATAGATACGTACATCCATCATTATACACTGGTTGAGTTTAGTATCATTAGTAAATGCTTGTACCAAGCTGGTACAAGCTGGTTACCACGTGAAAATATATCACACATTTGAATTATGAAACAGTATGAGATGGTCTTAGCCTTTGGGTGTTGTATGTACATATGCATGGTGCATGCTGGAACACATATAGTTGTGAGGTTCTCTTGTTTCATGCATTTGTGTGATGTTTCTACTTTCTACTTTGACAACTGATGGAACCTTTGAGTGTATTCCCTTATCTGAAGTTAGCTGTAACTCTGAATCTAAAGACAGCAGCAAAGTCAATTATGATATTTTTTCTTCAGTATTTTTGGCTGTATTATTACTCTGGCTGCAGTGCACTTTAAAGGTTTTTTCTCTTACTTCTGTGGCTCCTCAGGCTGCTCTGTGGCTTGATGCTGCTCCCAGTGGCCTGTTAAACTGTCTGCAGAACACAGACAAGGAGGAGCTAAAGGAGCTCCTGACCAGTCCAACCTGCTCAATGGGTCAAGCTACCACCACAGGTACTGTAAAGGATTAAgtgcttcttctcttcttctggtTTTAACAGACGTCTTGTCtttccttttattattattatattgatgatgatgttgatgattattgtattattattattattattattattattattattattattattattattattattattattattattattattattattattattattattattattatttcttcaGTGGGTTCTGACACAGAGAAGATCCTTCTCTCTGCCTTCACCAAACTGACCAACccagaccctcctcctgctAACTCGGTGGACCAATCTGACCATCTACCTGAGGTGGTTGACACTACCCAGTTGAATGTGGATCTGGTCaaagtggaggtggtggtgatgacgacagaggaggaacaggaacaaGGAGAGGTGTTGACACTTGATCAGGACGTGTTTGATCAGAATTCATCAGAGGGAGGAGACGATTGTCCAGTCACACCTGTGTTCAAGTGAGgctctgttctctgctttttgcgCTCCATaggtccacacacaaacagtattCAGTAAGTCTTTGATGTCAGGTGCCACTTCTTTGACTTCACTTTGTGTGATAATTTTTTAGGTTGAAAAACTGTCCTGAAAACTCTGCAGACCAATTAAGGAAAACAggtaataaacacaaacatatcaTGAATTGAACAACACTTGACATTTTCTCCAGTAGTTTCTATTTTAATCCACAGCTTCTCCATCTGATCAGCCGTGTTCCATGGTCACAGCCAGCCCTCTTCACaacatttcccataatgctCAGCAGCGGGTGGCACACAAGTGTCCTCAGTGTGGCAAATGTTACATCTACCGTTCTCAGGTGACGTTACATCCACCTTTCAACCTACCCTCATCCTCTacttgttttctatttttgttgCTTAAGATGAGTagtaaataaacattaaacCAGATCTGTCATTTATTGACCTGTTTCTCCCTAGGTGGTTCGTCACCTTCGGACCAATAAGGCCTGCAGTTCAGCATCAACAACTTCAGGAGCTGTGAACCTACAAACTCCACCTGGTGGTTGCGAGAAGGACCCTCGCCCCCCAGAGCCCTTACTCCCAGACTCCCGGCGCCACAGAACAAACGCTTGCTTCCAGTGCAGTAATATCTTTAAAACCAAAGCTGAGCTGCGGTCGCACCAGCGCTGCCACAGAGCTCGCCCAGTTTACCAGTGTAGCCAGTGTGACAAGAAGTTCCACCATTTATCCAGTCTCACTAATCACAAGCAGACACACCTGGATAGAGGTGGGTTTACCTGTAGCAAGTGTGATAAGGTGTTTGAGTCGGCCAAACAGAGAGATtcccacaggctgcatcacCGGCTGCCGCAACTTAGCTGTACGCTGTGTGAGAAAACGTTCAGGTGCCAGACCCAGCTGCTCCGACACCTGCAGACCCACTCTGTGGAGGGAGCTGAGCCCAGTTACAGGTGCCGCTTCTGTGACGATGCCTTCTCAGGTAACTTAGATGAAGTGGAGTCACTGACTGTCAGCCTTCACACCCATCcacacttgtgtttgtgttctcccCATCAGGAGTCACTCAGCTCCGTATCCAccagcgcacgcacacgccCCGCTCGCACCAGTGCAACCAGTGCAACAAGACGTACAGCTCGCTCACTGGCCTCAGCTCCCACCAGCTGACCCACACCACAGAGAGCCGCTTCTTGTGTCCACAGTGTGGGAAACGCTTCAAGACCCGGGATGGCTTGGAGGGCCATCTAAGGACGCACACCGGGGAACGGCCCTACCGCTGCCCCTACTGCCCTAAGGCTTTCACCGCGCTCGCTGGGCTCAatgtgcacgtgcgcgtgcacACTGGGGAGCGGCCGTATGTCTGCACAGTGTGCGGGAAGGGCTGGACGTGTGGAGGCgacctgcagaaacacatgaGGACCCACACGGGTGAACGCCCATATGTGTGCCAGGAATGTGGCAAGGCTTTCTCCATGTCCTGTCACCTGACTGAGCACCGACGGATCCACACCggtaagaaacaaacacaggtggTTCAACAGTGATCACACTGAGTGGAGCTTTATGAAGGTAGGCCTGAAATGATTCCTCGATGTCTTTACAGAGATTACTCGTGCATGTCTGTGGGATGGAGCATTTGCAAGGCTCtgctcagtttgtgtgtgtgagtgtgagagttaATGGGAtaatgagaagtagtgtaaagcgCTTTATATGTATTACCAATAAATATAAACTGTACTCCTTGTGTTCACATAATAACTTTAACGTGACTTTAGTAAGAAAAGGTAATATGAGCATAAACTAAAACCTATATATTCACATTTGAAGTGTAAATTAGATCTGTTCCTCTTTTCAGAGTGATCAGAAGTCATacaatatttactgtactgtactgtttggCTAGTTCCTTCGCTCATtgattgtttgtgttggttCACCTTTGACTTCCAGActcattttaatgctgctttctCTCTGTGTGGTAAAGGGGAGAAGCCATTCTCGTGTCCAGAGTGCGGTAAATGCTTACGGAGAAAGTTTGACCTGAAAATCCACATGTTGTCCCACGGCAGCGTCCGTCCCTATGCCTGCGTCTACTGCCCCAAGAGCTACACCCGCAGGAGTCACTTCAACAGACACCTGCTGACGCACCGGACTGCTCCCAGCGAcgcggaggtggaggtggctgACAAGGCCTgagccttcagctcctctgttaCTGTCCGTAAAAGAACGGCTACAGTGTTCAAATGTTGTGACTTGTTATGTCAATACGACCCAATGTCTGATTCATTGTGTAAGAGGCtgttaaataaaaagctgtgaATCTGTACCATTTTGAATGTTGAAGTCAATGGAAGCAGTTTAATCAAAACTTTATCTGAATAGCAGCGAATctggatgttgttttttttatttgattattgtGATGATGAAATCATTGACTTGGCATGATCTGTCTCACTACTCTGATCTTAAAGTGACCAATAATCCCTAATAATCAGATCAGTGGTTGAACCCAGATACATGAGTGCTCACAATGCTTCATGTTCATCAGAGGATGGAGGAACATGTATTAGCTGCGATGTAGATGTGAATGTAACTTTAATTCAATGTGTAGGACTTTACAGATAAGTAAGGACTCACTCAGTACATAGTAAGCCGATAAACATGGAGCTGTTCTAGAAACAGTCACTTTCCTCACACATGGCGGCTCTGAGCCTTGGATTCAGCCCAAACAGCTTGTCCCTCATCACCTTATGATGAAACTTGGAGCAAGAGGATCAGGAATATGACAATATGACATTTATTGATACATCAAGTTTAAAGTGATTCTTTTTTAAGCTCTGCATTCTGTGACTTGCTCTATGTGTCACCGGACTTTTAAAAACAGTCACTGTAAGGGTTTATCTCGTCAGGCTTTATTGGTGAGTTTATCAGCGCTGTGTTCCCTGACAGGGCAGGAGATGATGAGTGTCGTTATGCGTCGTCGCCTCCCGTCTTCTCGATGACCTTCTTCAGCCACTTGGTCAACCTGAACAGGTGAGTGTAGAAGCCGTACTTTCCATCTCTGTCGCAGCCCTCGCCCCATGACACGATGCCCATCTGGTACCAGCGGTTCTCTGCCGGGTACTACAACAAGTTCATCAAGGCAATCATGATGACAAAGATAAGACCCACGTCCACTGTAGCTCTAACAAAAAACACTCCACAGGCTTCCAAGCCCTAGTCTCACATGCTAACATTTTTGTTAAGAAGTAGAACAAAATATACTTAAAAGTACAAATATCATTATTGTCTTTTAACTGCGTCACATTAATgctatgaataataaatattggtAAAATAAGCCGGTTTTTATTCAGTAtgtgttttataattttatatagTAATTCACTATACTGAGTGCCTTGTGTTTGTGATCCTTGTTTTTATATTACAACTTGTTCTAACTCTAAGGAGCTGATTTTCCTGTTTTGTCTGATTGTCAGGCTTCATATATTTGTTAACGCCTCCTTGTGTGgtgatttttaaattatgatttaccTCAAAACATTATAATACAGAACATTAATAGACACtacacattttgttttatcttCTTTCCATCTTGTATTctttaaaaaacacataataaaagAACGTGAACGTGATTACAGTTCAGTTTGACTGACGGTGTGTTTACTGCCTCAAACTGTGTCCACAGAACCATTAGACATGTTTGACTAGAGCCATGTATTATTACCTTCATCACAAACGGTCCCCCGCTGTCTCCTTCACAGGCGTCGCCACGCTTTTCATCTTCTGGTTTAtaacctgcaacacaaacaggcatACTACAGAGGAAACTACAGCAGGTAGAACTGTGACGTTTTATCTGCCTGTGCCCAGTCACACGTTGTACCTCTGAGTATTACAGTAGACCAGTCCCTCTGATACTGTCTCTGCGATATGTTTCCACATGAGTGTAGCTTTAATATCACTTCCACTGTACGTGAAAGTGTGAAAGTGGCTCTAGTTGCACCATTACCAGAAACGTAGTATCAATCATAACCATGAATGAAGTCATGGCTTTTTTAGTGCACAATTACATTTGACAtgaatactacagtatatgtgaagTAGAAGTTTGGTGATTTCACTGTAAACTCAAGCTCATCTTCAACATGATTCATTGTTTTCACCATGAATCATTGCACAGACGTCACTATTTTCCATATATGTTAGTAGATGAGTTTTATTCACTGGGGACCATGAATGCTTTAGCTGTCAATGCCTCTATATGTATGGAGGTATGTAGATGTTTTACCAGCGCAGAACATGTTGTCCGTGACCTTGACCGATGTGGAGCCGCGGCAAGTGTCCTGGTCCACTATTGGTAAATGGATCTGTTGTAGGACTGTGGGTAAATTTCTTGATAATGGGTTCCAGGTTTCCTTCAGGTTCCCCCAACCACTCACTCGTCCCTTATAGCCTTCAGTCATCAGACTGTGGGCAGAGAAGCATATTAGTCAACTCCAAAACAACATCCAGGTAAGGTCCCTGGGGTTGACCCATGTGGACTTATTTCTTCTAAAGGTAGCTCCATCAGTCTGAGAAAAGCTGATGCAAATGGATCCATCAGTTTTGTCTACCTAATGAGCTAAAGATGTCTAGATGATCAACAGAAAACCTCAACAAAGTGATTGCAGAAGTAGGAGCCAAGTGaaaagcagctttgttttctAAGTTTAAATCTTTAAATCAGTTTTAAGGTTCATTACGAGAAAAGCTTTCTTCATAATTCTCAGTTAACACTTGCTCTGCAGCTCAACTTTGTAGTTAAATTAATTCAAACAGTCAAAATTATCTAAATGTTGGTGGTATTATGTTTATGgtgaaagctgctgcagcataaTAACAAAGCACTCTCAGAATTATAGGCCACTCCTATAGTCTAAAGTCGCATATCTGTCTTAATGACAGCAAACCCTGTGGAGACCCAACTTTCAACAtcagaaaactggtttaaacatTCAGATTAGCCTTTTTCTGAGACAAACTAAGAATGGATCTGTTTGTTCAGAACCTGTGTTCTTACATCTGGGCCA carries:
- the si:ch211-207l14.1 gene encoding uncharacterized protein si:ch211-207l14.1 isoform X3; amino-acid sequence: MHRSLHQLPVNDSSSPSGSERLPYSPKELQPPLIIGFNSSSVTTATLSAMQLSRLHSSTCAPVTAKVLLRRSSSRRLPLLPQDVPAPSLERRPSLIPTIPEALPPERRMQFRRRNVMSLSDADTVCLMCHNNLNVGAGGIRELQCTHSFHRECIEEWLWRKQSCPTCHVQLSMSKPVYWSSTRVKVP
- the si:ch211-207l14.1 gene encoding uncharacterized protein si:ch211-207l14.1 isoform X1 translates to MNSDEAEVFSDTEDLSLFRGEEKGGEEEVDDEDPRVFSAWVRLYKGGRQQTNSGEEEEDRVTEGQQANSRTSSEESVPSRSDHRASLPCPATLSAMQLSRLHSSTCAPVTAKVLLRRSSSRRLPLLPQDVPAPSLERRPSLIPTIPEALPPERRMQFRRRNVMSLSDADTVCLMCHNNLNVGAGGIRELQCTHSFHRECIEEWLWRKQSCPTCHVQLSMSKPVYWSSTRVKVP
- the si:ch211-207l14.1 gene encoding E3 ubiquitin-protein ligase RNF181 homolog isoform X2, which codes for MNSDEAEVFSDTEDLSLFRGEEKGGEEEVDDEDPRVFSAWVRLYKGGRQQTNSGEEEEDRVTEGQQANSRTSSEESVPSRSDHRASLPCPATLSAMQLSRLHSSTCAPVTAKVLLRRSSSRRLPLLPQDSDADTVCLMCHNNLNVGAGGIRELQCTHSFHRECIEEWLWRKQSCPTCHVQLSMSKPVYWSSTRVKVP
- the LOC114845740 gene encoding zinc finger protein 431-like isoform X1, with protein sequence MALIPMSPLHLLVPPLRLLTAAMWQIAQKQSIRHYGMLVDFVSLVTKAVPQLLTDRQRSVLVLALRAKVTLSDLEQHEIRAHLDRIVLASEAKQLDEDITEQDSLLCTLSELSSEARRCLLQDAFNQSFDSALLSLMSDFLSRIEQMFPVPDFKQAALWLDAAPSGLLNCLQNTDKEELKELLTSPTCSMGQATTTVGSDTEKILLSAFTKLTNPDPPPANSVDQSDHLPEVVDTTQLNVDLVKVEVVVMTTEEEQEQGEVLTLDQDVFDQNSSEGGDDCPVTPVFKLKNCPENSADQLRKTASPSDQPCSMVTASPLHNISHNAQQRVAHKCPQCGKCYIYRSQVVRHLRTNKACSSASTTSGAVNLQTPPGGCEKDPRPPEPLLPDSRRHRTNACFQCSNIFKTKAELRSHQRCHRARPVYQCSQCDKKFHHLSSLTNHKQTHLDRGGFTCSKCDKVFESAKQRDSHRLHHRLPQLSCTLCEKTFRCQTQLLRHLQTHSVEGAEPSYRCRFCDDAFSGVTQLRIHQRTHTPRSHQCNQCNKTYSSLTGLSSHQLTHTTESRFLCPQCGKRFKTRDGLEGHLRTHTGERPYRCPYCPKAFTALAGLNVHVRVHTGERPYVCTVCGKGWTCGGDLQKHMRTHTGERPYVCQECGKAFSMSCHLTEHRRIHTGEKPFSCPECGKCLRRKFDLKIHMLSHGSVRPYACVYCPKSYTRRSHFNRHLLTHRTAPSDAEVEVADKA
- the LOC114845740 gene encoding zinc finger protein 431-like isoform X2 yields the protein MALIPMSPLHLLVPPLRLLTAAMWQIAQKQSIRHYGMLVDFVSLVTKAVPQLLTDRQRSVLVLALRAKVTLSDLEQHEIRAHLDRIVLASEAKLDEDITEQDSLLCTLSELSSEARRCLLQDAFNQSFDSALLSLMSDFLSRIEQMFPVPDFKQAALWLDAAPSGLLNCLQNTDKEELKELLTSPTCSMGQATTTVGSDTEKILLSAFTKLTNPDPPPANSVDQSDHLPEVVDTTQLNVDLVKVEVVVMTTEEEQEQGEVLTLDQDVFDQNSSEGGDDCPVTPVFKLKNCPENSADQLRKTASPSDQPCSMVTASPLHNISHNAQQRVAHKCPQCGKCYIYRSQVVRHLRTNKACSSASTTSGAVNLQTPPGGCEKDPRPPEPLLPDSRRHRTNACFQCSNIFKTKAELRSHQRCHRARPVYQCSQCDKKFHHLSSLTNHKQTHLDRGGFTCSKCDKVFESAKQRDSHRLHHRLPQLSCTLCEKTFRCQTQLLRHLQTHSVEGAEPSYRCRFCDDAFSGVTQLRIHQRTHTPRSHQCNQCNKTYSSLTGLSSHQLTHTTESRFLCPQCGKRFKTRDGLEGHLRTHTGERPYRCPYCPKAFTALAGLNVHVRVHTGERPYVCTVCGKGWTCGGDLQKHMRTHTGERPYVCQECGKAFSMSCHLTEHRRIHTGEKPFSCPECGKCLRRKFDLKIHMLSHGSVRPYACVYCPKSYTRRSHFNRHLLTHRTAPSDAEVEVADKA